A stretch of the Veillonella parvula DSM 2008 genome encodes the following:
- a CDS encoding MGDG synthase family glycosyltransferase translates to MNNETSRKVLIVSASIGTGHMQAARAIEEYWKEKEPQASITHVDFLDTETMSVEHLIKGTYIKMIDVFPMLYDMIYRVSKGEKRGTILQTALSYLLKSRMLKLVQQEEPDVMVFTHPFPCGAASILKRQGHIDVPLVAIMTDFSSHQFWLYPQIDVYYVATESMVPEMVASGIDESRIHVSGIPVRRSFFRDAIEEYTLEEPVKVLVMGGGLGLGSLETALKHLDEVNGIGEITVVAGQNTSLYESLVILSESMKTKTTVYGYTTNISELMKSSSLLVTKPGALTCMEAVTIGLPMVFFNAIPGQEEANAELLEQRGCARWARDIHNLEDVVTALLINSPRLQQMSERAREWHVDGAADIVNSLIEILDASTQDELVKAEEALS, encoded by the coding sequence ATGAATAACGAAACATCAAGGAAGGTTCTCATCGTGTCCGCCTCAATCGGCACTGGACATATGCAAGCCGCAAGAGCCATAGAAGAATATTGGAAAGAAAAAGAGCCACAAGCATCAATTACTCATGTTGATTTTCTTGATACAGAAACTATGTCTGTAGAGCATTTAATTAAGGGTACCTATATAAAGATGATTGACGTATTCCCCATGCTCTATGATATGATTTATCGCGTATCGAAAGGGGAAAAACGAGGTACCATTCTGCAAACCGCATTGTCGTACCTACTTAAAAGCCGCATGCTTAAACTAGTACAACAAGAAGAGCCAGATGTAATGGTTTTTACACATCCATTTCCTTGTGGGGCGGCATCGATTTTAAAGCGTCAAGGTCATATAGATGTACCACTAGTAGCTATTATGACAGATTTTAGTAGTCATCAGTTTTGGCTCTATCCACAGATTGATGTTTATTATGTTGCAACAGAGTCTATGGTACCTGAAATGGTGGCTTCAGGTATCGATGAATCTCGTATTCATGTATCTGGTATTCCAGTGCGTCGATCTTTTTTCCGTGATGCTATTGAAGAGTATACCTTAGAGGAACCTGTGAAAGTACTTGTTATGGGGGGGGGCTTGGGTTTAGGCTCCCTTGAGACGGCTTTAAAACATCTAGATGAAGTAAATGGTATTGGTGAAATTACCGTTGTAGCTGGACAAAATACGTCTCTTTATGAATCGTTAGTTATCCTTAGTGAATCTATGAAGACGAAGACCACCGTATATGGTTATACTACTAATATTTCTGAGCTCATGAAATCATCGTCTTTGCTCGTCACAAAACCTGGTGCATTGACCTGTATGGAGGCTGTTACAATCGGATTGCCAATGGTATTCTTTAATGCTATACCAGGGCAGGAAGAGGCAAATGCAGAATTATTAGAGCAACGAGGTTGTGCCCGCTGGGCTCGTGATATTCACAACTTAGAAGATGTGGTAACTGCACTGTTAATTAATTCTCCGCGACTACAACAAATGTCTGAGCGTGCTCGCGAATGGCATGTGGATGGGGCTGCTGATATCGTAAATAGTCTCATTGAAATCTTAGATGCTAGTACACAAGATGAACTCGTAAAAGCTGAAGAGGCTCTTAGCTAA
- a CDS encoding HU family DNA-binding protein: MNKTELIASVAQKTELTKKDAEKAVKAVFDTVAQELAAGGKVQVIGFGTFEVRERAAREGRNPQNGKTITIAASKSPAFKAGKGLKEQVNAAKAKKRKK, from the coding sequence ATGAACAAAACAGAATTAATCGCAAGTGTTGCACAAAAAACTGAATTAACTAAAAAAGATGCTGAAAAAGCAGTAAAAGCTGTATTTGACACAGTAGCTCAAGAATTAGCAGCTGGTGGTAAAGTACAAGTTATCGGCTTCGGTACTTTCGAAGTTCGTGAACGCGCAGCTCGTGAAGGCCGTAACCCACAAAACGGTAAAACTATCACAATTGCAGCTTCCAAATCTCCTGCATTCAAAGCTGGTAAAGGTTTGAAAGAACAAGTTAACGCTGCAAAAGCTAAAAAACGCAAAAAATAA